A genomic segment from Streptomyces antibioticus encodes:
- a CDS encoding polyprenyl synthetase family protein yields the protein MSDDDVLTRSLDAVQRRIHSVLTEENTRWSAVDPRCAAFVDTVTAITTAKGKLLRPRFCLLGHLAAAGDPDDPRAVDAAAALELLHSFALLRDDVLDDSPLRRGAVTAHERHAKDHRARLLRGEPRRYGEGVANLAADLAHVYADRLTRDLPATARAVWDETRVEVTVGQYLDIAVAAEGVADPELSRWIAVCKSGRYTIHRPLQLGAALAGRPDLADAFEAYGLPLGEAFQLRDDLIDAFGDSEDTGKPTGLDFDRFKMSYLLTLAVRRDERIRELAAAPAGPDGAARMRDLLVTTGVADEVEQRIAHLVGQARQAVADAPLEPRWRAELTDLTARVAYRDR from the coding sequence ATGAGCGACGACGACGTCCTCACCCGGTCCCTGGACGCCGTCCAGCGGCGCATCCACTCCGTCCTCACCGAGGAGAACACCCGCTGGAGCGCCGTCGACCCGCGCTGCGCCGCGTTCGTCGACACCGTCACCGCCATCACCACCGCCAAGGGCAAGCTGCTGCGCCCCCGCTTCTGCCTCCTCGGCCACCTCGCCGCCGCCGGCGACCCCGACGACCCGCGCGCCGTCGACGCGGCCGCCGCCCTCGAACTCCTGCACAGCTTCGCCCTGTTGCGCGACGACGTCCTCGACGACTCACCGCTGCGCCGGGGCGCCGTCACCGCCCACGAACGGCACGCCAAGGACCACCGCGCCCGGCTGCTGCGCGGCGAACCCCGCCGCTACGGCGAGGGCGTCGCCAACCTCGCCGCCGACCTCGCGCACGTCTACGCCGACCGGCTCACCCGCGACCTGCCCGCCACCGCCCGCGCCGTCTGGGACGAGACCCGCGTCGAGGTCACCGTCGGCCAGTACCTCGACATCGCCGTGGCCGCCGAGGGCGTCGCCGACCCCGAACTCTCCCGCTGGATCGCCGTCTGCAAGTCCGGCCGCTACACCATCCACCGCCCCCTCCAGCTCGGCGCCGCCCTCGCGGGACGGCCCGACCTCGCCGACGCCTTCGAGGCGTACGGCCTGCCGCTGGGCGAGGCGTTCCAGTTGCGCGACGACCTCATCGACGCCTTCGGCGACTCCGAGGACACCGGCAAGCCCACCGGCCTGGACTTCGACCGCTTCAAGATGAGCTATCTGCTCACCCTCGCCGTCCGCCGCGACGAACGGATCAGGGAGCTCGCCGCCGCGCCCGCCGGACCCGACGGTGCCGCCCGGATGCGCGACCTGCTCGTCACGACCGGCGTCGCCGACGAGGTCGAACAGCGCATCGCGCACCTCGTCGGGCAGGCCCGCCAAGCTGTCGCCGACGCGCCCCTGGAACCCCGCTGGCGCGCCGAGCTGACGGACCTCACCGCACGCGTGGCCTACCGGGACCGCTGA
- the ispH gene encoding 4-hydroxy-3-methylbut-2-enyl diphosphate reductase, with product MVLAEPRSFCAGVQRAIDIVEAALERFGPPVYVRKQIVHNEHVVRDLENRGARFVDSEDEVPVGAVCVFSAHGVSPAVRRGAADRELQVIDATCPLVSKVHQESRRFAEDRRTILLIGHAEHEEVEGTYGEAPERTLIVGTVDEVHALDLPRDAPVAYLTQTTLALDETREIIEAMEERFDDLRGPGSDDICYASQNRQNAVKAVAARTGLVLVVGSTNSSNSVRMVEVARDAGTPAHLVPSPDDLDESWLEGVDSVGVSAGASAPGTLVSGLLRRLAALGYATVEIERTATEDIVFGLPSQLKGTA from the coding sequence GTGGTTCTTGCCGAACCCCGCAGTTTCTGCGCGGGAGTGCAGCGCGCCATCGACATCGTCGAGGCCGCCCTGGAACGCTTCGGCCCTCCCGTCTACGTACGCAAGCAGATCGTCCACAACGAACACGTGGTGCGCGACCTCGAGAACCGCGGCGCGCGGTTCGTGGACTCCGAGGACGAGGTGCCGGTCGGCGCGGTCTGCGTCTTCTCCGCGCACGGTGTCTCGCCCGCCGTCCGCCGCGGTGCCGCCGACCGCGAACTCCAGGTCATCGACGCCACCTGCCCCCTCGTCTCCAAGGTGCACCAGGAGTCCCGCCGCTTCGCCGAGGACCGCCGCACCATCCTCCTCATCGGCCACGCCGAGCACGAGGAGGTCGAGGGCACCTACGGCGAGGCACCCGAACGCACCCTGATCGTCGGCACCGTGGACGAGGTGCACGCCCTCGACCTGCCCCGGGACGCACCCGTCGCCTACCTCACCCAGACCACCCTCGCCCTGGACGAGACCAGGGAGATCATCGAGGCGATGGAGGAGCGGTTCGACGATCTGCGCGGCCCCGGCAGCGACGACATCTGCTACGCCAGCCAGAACCGCCAGAACGCGGTCAAGGCCGTCGCCGCCCGCACCGGCCTCGTCCTCGTCGTCGGCTCCACCAACTCCAGCAACTCCGTCCGCATGGTGGAGGTCGCCCGCGACGCCGGCACACCGGCCCATCTCGTCCCCAGCCCGGACGACCTCGACGAGAGCTGGCTCGAAGGAGTGGACTCGGTCGGCGTCAGCGCCGGCGCCAGCGCCCCCGGCACCCTGGTCTCGGGCCTGCTGCGCCGCCTCGCCGCCCTCGGCTACGCCACCGTCGAGATCGAACGGACCGCCACCGAGGACATCGTGTTCGGACTGCCTTCCCAACTGAAAGGCACGGCATGA
- a CDS encoding DegT/DnrJ/EryC1/StrS family aminotransferase produces the protein MISPTRSTESITGTESGHPVPFFTQAGTFDDCWPDIERHLNEMFDRGKYSHGRQVAELEKALAAYTGARHVVAVNSGTDALVLLLRACGVGPGDEVVVPAFSFVASASSVALARATPVFADIDPETYALDPASAEAAVTARTRAVMPVHLFWQLADMGAIGALAERHGLKVVEDSAEAIGMRRAGVHAGLLGDGGVLSFFPTKTLGALGDAGAVLTDDPEIAERVAILRHHGRMGRTVDHIAGISNLSGASGTNSKMDDIQASVLLGKLPRLDAAIARRAELAAAYTELLSEVPGVLRLPTVKVRDVPADPVFYVYVIEVERRDALVEHLTREGVGTEVYYPTPLHLQPCFAELGHRRGDFPHAEAACERTVALPFHPDLGLDDVQRVCEAVRRFYTGAAS, from the coding sequence GTGATCTCCCCCACCCGGAGCACCGAAAGCATCACCGGGACGGAATCCGGACACCCGGTTCCGTTCTTCACCCAGGCCGGTACGTTCGACGACTGCTGGCCGGACATCGAACGCCATCTGAACGAGATGTTCGACCGTGGAAAGTATTCGCACGGCCGGCAGGTGGCCGAACTGGAAAAGGCGCTCGCCGCGTACACCGGCGCCCGGCACGTGGTGGCGGTGAACAGCGGGACGGACGCGCTCGTGCTGCTGCTGCGGGCCTGCGGTGTCGGCCCCGGTGACGAGGTGGTCGTGCCGGCCTTCAGCTTCGTCGCCTCGGCGTCCTCGGTGGCGCTGGCCCGGGCCACCCCGGTCTTCGCCGACATCGACCCGGAGACCTACGCGCTGGACCCGGCGTCCGCCGAGGCGGCCGTCACCGCGCGCACCCGGGCGGTCATGCCGGTGCATCTGTTCTGGCAGTTGGCCGACATGGGGGCGATCGGCGCCCTGGCCGAACGGCACGGTCTGAAGGTGGTGGAGGACAGCGCCGAGGCGATCGGGATGCGCCGCGCCGGTGTCCACGCCGGGCTGCTGGGCGACGGCGGGGTGCTGTCGTTCTTCCCCACCAAGACCCTGGGCGCGCTCGGCGACGCGGGCGCCGTGCTGACGGACGACCCGGAGATCGCGGAGCGGGTGGCGATCCTGCGCCACCACGGCCGGATGGGCCGCACGGTGGACCACATCGCCGGTATCTCCAATCTGTCCGGGGCCTCCGGCACCAACAGCAAGATGGACGACATCCAGGCGTCCGTGCTGCTGGGCAAACTGCCCCGGCTGGACGCGGCGATCGCCCGGCGCGCGGAGCTGGCGGCGGCGTACACCGAGCTGCTGAGCGAGGTGCCGGGGGTGCTGCGGCTGCCCACGGTGAAGGTGCGGGACGTGCCGGCCGATCCGGTGTTCTACGTGTACGTGATCGAGGTGGAGCGGCGGGACGCGCTGGTCGAGCACCTCACCCGTGAGGGCGTGGGCACCGAGGTCTACTACCCGACGCCGCTGCACCTCCAGCCCTGCTTCGCCGAACTCGGCCACCGGCGGGGCGACTTCCCGCACGCGGAGGCCGCCTGCGAGCGCACCGTCGCGCTTCCCTTCCACCCCGACCTCGGCCTCGACGACGTCCAGCGGGTGTGCGAGGCCGTCCGCCGCTTCTACACGGGGGCCGCATCATGA
- a CDS encoding Gfo/Idh/MocA family oxidoreductase, translated as MERTLIIGLGRAGLGLHGAVLRRLRAAGRHPDLFDPAPVLTFDPLAPEAPARADDLRPVTSIAEARTLLDPERTVVHLCTPPVARLGLLRELAAAGFRRIIVEKPLAVERRDVHEIVALARAERLRLAIVAPWLASSLTARLDRLVVDGDLGELRSIDITQSKPRMSRTLADGGHPTAFDVEPPHSLGVCLRLAGDAVLTGAELADMRVGDTVVPGMGRAALVLRHREATSRIVSDLTAPVRERRIQLEFTDGRAVAHYPGAEDDHYAQLRFSRTGRPETWEVFPDDALSAYFVDTYRALRDGTALEPQLRLATRVVELLADAKEAARPPGTTPGAPTAGHPVRRVSHAG; from the coding sequence ATGGAACGGACACTGATCATCGGGCTCGGACGTGCGGGCCTCGGACTGCACGGGGCGGTCCTGCGCCGGCTGCGCGCCGCGGGACGGCACCCCGACCTTTTCGACCCGGCCCCCGTGCTCACCTTCGACCCGCTCGCCCCCGAGGCACCCGCGCGCGCCGACGACCTGCGCCCCGTGACCTCGATCGCCGAGGCCCGCACCCTGCTGGACCCCGAGCGGACCGTCGTCCACCTGTGCACCCCGCCCGTCGCCCGGCTCGGCCTGCTGCGCGAACTGGCCGCCGCCGGGTTCCGCCGGATCATCGTGGAGAAGCCCCTCGCGGTCGAACGCCGGGACGTGCACGAGATCGTCGCCCTGGCCCGCGCCGAACGGCTGCGCCTGGCGATCGTCGCCCCCTGGCTGGCCAGTTCACTCACCGCCCGCCTGGACCGGCTCGTCGTGGACGGCGACCTCGGCGAGCTGCGCTCCATCGACATCACCCAGAGCAAGCCCCGGATGAGCCGCACCCTGGCCGACGGCGGCCATCCCACCGCGTTCGACGTCGAACCCCCGCACTCCCTCGGGGTCTGCCTGCGGCTTGCCGGGGACGCCGTCCTGACCGGCGCCGAGCTGGCCGACATGCGCGTCGGAGACACCGTCGTCCCCGGCATGGGCCGCGCCGCGCTGGTCCTGCGCCACCGCGAGGCCACCAGCCGGATCGTCTCCGACCTCACCGCCCCGGTCCGCGAGCGCCGCATCCAACTGGAGTTCACCGACGGCCGCGCGGTCGCGCACTACCCCGGCGCCGAGGACGACCACTACGCGCAACTGCGCTTCAGCCGCACCGGCCGGCCCGAGACCTGGGAGGTCTTCCCCGACGACGCGCTGTCCGCGTACTTCGTGGACACCTACCGCGCGCTGCGCGACGGCACCGCCCTGGAACCCCAACTGCGCCTGGCCACCCGGGTGGTGGAGCTGCTCGCCGACGCCAAGGAGGCGGCCCGGCCGCCCGGCACGACGCCCGGCGCCCCGACCGCGGGACATCCGGTACGGCGGGTGAGCCATGCGGGCTGA